In Streptomyces canus, one DNA window encodes the following:
- a CDS encoding GNAT family N-acetyltransferase, whose translation MPALMVRPFRRDDRDQLTDLVNAHVAAVVPGVSVSTNTVLSALERQPDEFITDPWVSERLTLVAEQRDHVIAAAHLLRYRSGPEVGESYRDIGEIDWFLCHPPASFRPDADEAADLLMGACLAQLARWNVRARYAGGEVPAPAVYGLPRTWPHIRAAFERAGFTHVGDTEVILIARVPDLPPSEDRPGITVQRTMGECGTRLTAYADGRALGFIEVDTSLARPERHARAAGLADIGNLHVDPGAYGMGLEHWLLAQAADWLRLCGADRLLAYEAASDKTAIDHLNSAGFRELTRTDRRWEHRPG comes from the coding sequence ATGCCCGCGCTCATGGTGCGCCCTTTCCGCCGCGACGACCGCGACCAGCTCACCGACCTGGTCAACGCGCATGTCGCCGCCGTCGTCCCTGGCGTCTCCGTTTCGACGAACACGGTGCTCAGCGCCCTGGAGCGGCAGCCCGACGAGTTCATCACCGACCCGTGGGTGAGCGAACGCCTCACCCTCGTCGCCGAGCAGCGCGATCACGTGATCGCCGCCGCGCATCTGCTGCGCTACCGGTCCGGCCCGGAGGTCGGCGAGTCCTACCGGGACATCGGTGAGATCGACTGGTTTCTCTGCCATCCGCCGGCCTCCTTCCGGCCGGACGCCGACGAGGCCGCCGACCTGCTGATGGGCGCCTGCCTGGCCCAGCTCGCCCGGTGGAACGTCCGGGCCCGATACGCCGGCGGAGAGGTGCCCGCTCCGGCGGTGTACGGCCTGCCCCGCACCTGGCCTCACATCCGTGCCGCCTTCGAACGCGCGGGTTTCACGCATGTCGGCGACACGGAGGTGATCCTGATCGCGCGGGTGCCCGACCTGCCGCCCAGTGAGGACCGCCCAGGCATCACCGTCCAGCGCACGATGGGGGAGTGCGGCACCCGTCTCACGGCGTACGCCGACGGGCGCGCCCTCGGCTTCATCGAGGTCGACACCTCCCTGGCCCGCCCGGAACGGCACGCCCGCGCCGCCGGACTCGCCGACATCGGCAACCTGCACGTCGACCCGGGGGCGTACGGCATGGGTCTGGAGCACTGGCTCCTCGCCCAGGCCGCCGACTGGCTTCGCCTGTGCGGGGCGGACCGTCTCCTCGCCTACGAAGCCGCGAGCGACAAGACGGCGATCGACCACCTGAACTCGGCCGGCTTCCGTGAACTGACCCGGACCGACCGCCGCTGGGAGCACCGGCCGGGCTGA
- a CDS encoding VOC family protein, with the protein MKFDKPVTGGPCWTELGTDDMEAAKRFYTELFGWRPETDPRTEAGGYTVAHLGDAAVAALTPLYQESQPVAWNVSFAVTDADAAARKVTEAGGTVLVGPMEVLDVGRFTVALDPAGAVFQLWQARAFPGAGLFNAPGSLGWVELLTRAPERAEAFYTTVFGWSVNASEHYTQWGLDGADFGGMVTMDDTFPPEVPPHWLPYFAVEDVDTTTATATSAGGTVLMEPTSVPDGPRIAVLRDPQGAVFGVYLAGDDG; encoded by the coding sequence ATGAAGTTCGACAAGCCGGTGACCGGTGGCCCCTGCTGGACGGAACTGGGGACCGACGACATGGAGGCGGCCAAGCGGTTCTACACGGAGCTGTTCGGCTGGCGACCCGAGACGGATCCGCGCACGGAGGCCGGGGGCTACACCGTGGCACACCTCGGCGACGCGGCGGTCGCGGCACTGACCCCGCTGTACCAGGAGTCGCAGCCGGTGGCCTGGAACGTGTCGTTCGCGGTGACGGACGCCGACGCCGCCGCGCGGAAGGTGACCGAGGCCGGCGGCACGGTCCTGGTCGGCCCGATGGAGGTGCTGGACGTGGGTCGTTTCACCGTGGCCCTCGACCCGGCCGGCGCGGTCTTCCAGCTCTGGCAAGCCCGGGCCTTCCCGGGCGCGGGACTGTTCAACGCGCCCGGCTCACTGGGCTGGGTGGAACTGCTGACGCGGGCCCCCGAGCGGGCCGAGGCCTTCTACACGACGGTGTTCGGCTGGAGCGTCAACGCCTCCGAGCACTACACGCAGTGGGGGCTGGACGGCGCCGACTTCGGCGGCATGGTGACCATGGACGACACGTTCCCGCCCGAGGTGCCGCCGCACTGGCTGCCGTACTTCGCCGTCGAGGACGTGGACACCACCACGGCCACCGCGACCTCGGCGGGCGGCACCGTGCTCATGGAACCCACCTCGGTCCCCGACGGCCCGCGGATCGCCGTTCTGCGGGACCCGCAGGGAGCGGTGTTCGGCGTGTACCTCGCGGGGGACGACGGCTGA
- a CDS encoding ABC transporter ATP-binding protein gives MEVVDVHHHYGKRLVLRGVEFTLPAGSLIGVVGENGAGKSTLLKILAGELRPARGSVRHGGRFGYCPQQVVVNDALTVRQHLTFFQAAFRLDSLGYAREVMDVLGFADYLDERAGVLSGGTRQKLNVTLALMHDPQVLLLDEPYQGFDWDTYLRFWELASRLRERGRSVLVVSHLAHDTERLDELWRLDGGRLQAQGREAA, from the coding sequence GTGGAAGTCGTGGATGTACACCATCACTATGGCAAGAGGCTGGTGCTGCGGGGTGTCGAATTCACCCTGCCTGCAGGATCGTTGATCGGGGTGGTGGGAGAGAACGGCGCGGGCAAGTCCACGCTGCTGAAGATTCTCGCTGGGGAGTTGCGACCTGCGCGGGGCAGTGTTCGTCACGGTGGCCGGTTCGGGTACTGCCCGCAGCAGGTGGTGGTGAACGATGCACTGACGGTTCGTCAGCATTTGACGTTTTTCCAGGCGGCATTCCGTCTCGACAGCCTTGGCTATGCGAGGGAGGTCATGGATGTGCTCGGTTTCGCCGACTACCTGGACGAGCGGGCCGGCGTGCTCAGCGGAGGGACGCGGCAGAAGCTCAACGTGACGCTGGCATTGATGCACGACCCGCAGGTGCTGCTGCTGGATGAGCCCTATCAGGGCTTCGACTGGGACACCTACCTGCGGTTCTGGGAGCTTGCATCCCGGTTGCGCGAGCGGGGGCGTTCAGTTCTGGTGGTCTCTCATCTCGCCCACGACACCGAGCGCTTGGACGAGTTGTGGCGCCTGGACGGCGGTCGCCTCCAGGCGCAAGGGAGGGAAGCCGCATGA
- a CDS encoding ABC transporter permease yields MREQVMLLVTATRYAVAEHARNRFAAVLIAVFLPAWTLLAYVSMADRPVRLRLQATGEFLEPHGNELTAVSGALNAVTLITGFLMFAATFNGSLFDRRLVMAGYPRPHLIAAKLAGLVLASALVAAYATAVMYLAWAPRQPALLAAALFSAGLTYGVLGVGFGALLRKEVEGMFAIVMTSVIDIALQNPISSSSADSAITHYLPSYGAMQAATAAAFSSTSAPGYLLIELTWFAAAALLCLLTFQWRTRSALPWTPVLDAAEPGPAARRTLPEN; encoded by the coding sequence ATGAGGGAGCAGGTGATGCTGCTCGTCACGGCCACGCGGTACGCGGTGGCCGAGCACGCCCGTAACCGGTTCGCCGCGGTGCTCATCGCGGTCTTCCTTCCCGCGTGGACCCTTCTGGCATATGTGTCGATGGCGGACAGGCCGGTGCGGCTGCGGCTGCAGGCCACCGGGGAGTTCCTGGAGCCACATGGCAACGAGCTCACCGCCGTCAGCGGGGCGCTGAACGCGGTCACCTTGATCACTGGGTTCTTGATGTTCGCCGCGACGTTCAACGGCAGCCTGTTCGACCGGCGCCTTGTGATGGCCGGCTATCCACGGCCTCATCTGATCGCCGCGAAGTTGGCCGGCCTTGTTCTCGCGTCCGCTCTGGTGGCCGCCTACGCGACAGCGGTCATGTACCTGGCCTGGGCTCCGCGTCAGCCGGCCCTGCTCGCCGCGGCCCTCTTCAGCGCCGGGCTGACCTACGGCGTACTCGGAGTCGGCTTCGGCGCGTTGCTGCGCAAGGAAGTGGAAGGGATGTTCGCCATCGTGATGACCAGTGTCATCGACATCGCGCTACAGAACCCCATCTCCAGTTCCAGCGCAGACAGCGCCATCACGCACTACCTGCCCTCATACGGCGCCATGCAGGCAGCCACCGCAGCAGCCTTCTCCAGCACCTCCGCCCCCGGGTACCTGCTCATCGAGCTGACCTGGTTCGCTGCGGCAGCGCTTTTGTGCCTGCTGACCTTTCAGTGGCGCACCCGCAGCGCCCTGCCTTGGACTCCGGTTCTCGACGCGGCGGAGCCGGGACCTGCCGCGCGGCGCACGCTGCCAGAAAACTGA
- a CDS encoding cytochrome P450 codes for MREEVSAPYTDAVIREAFRLRPPVTAIPWLLREPCDIGGYDVPAGTFAVASLWDLHRNPDLYPDPEGFRPERFLGNRPPRGAWLPFGSGPHACIGGQLAFIQVTVLVHTLVRRGQLLPATRQDEGIGHRASTEIYPAEGCRVTLRPVRGRHPQGAR; via the coding sequence GTGCGCGAGGAAGTTAGCGCTCCCTATACAGACGCGGTCATCCGGGAAGCGTTCCGTCTGCGACCGCCGGTCACAGCCATCCCCTGGCTGTTGCGCGAGCCGTGCGACATCGGCGGATACGACGTGCCGGCCGGGACGTTCGCCGTAGCGAGCCTATGGGATCTGCATCGAAACCCCGATCTGTATCCCGATCCAGAGGGGTTTCGTCCCGAACGGTTCCTGGGGAACCGGCCCCCTCGCGGCGCCTGGTTGCCCTTCGGGTCCGGCCCGCACGCTTGCATCGGCGGTCAACTGGCCTTCATCCAAGTCACTGTGCTGGTGCACACACTTGTCCGCCGTGGGCAGCTCCTGCCGGCGACGCGACAGGACGAGGGAATCGGCCACCGCGCCAGCACGGAGATCTACCCCGCCGAGGGCTGCCGGGTCACCCTGCGCCCTGTGCGAGGGCGTCATCCGCAGGGCGCTCGATGA
- a CDS encoding TetR/AcrR family transcriptional regulator yields the protein MGRGHMQIGRRERAKQAKRERIMTAARELFAEHGVSGVTTQQIARRADVAIGTLYLYASTKAELLIMVQNEKFAAAIDVGLAAANAAVDQGVLEPVVALIRPVMECVREHVENGRTYLHELVFGDPAEPYRQEGLALAGRLEDGITGLLTRDEYIGAADAATLARVITAIIHISTTATVYLHLSDEVVLADIRDQIHATLAPHCRAA from the coding sequence ATGGGACGCGGTCACATGCAGATCGGGCGCCGCGAGCGAGCCAAACAGGCCAAGCGCGAGCGCATCATGACCGCGGCCCGCGAACTGTTCGCCGAACACGGCGTCAGCGGGGTCACGACGCAGCAGATCGCCCGCCGGGCCGACGTCGCGATCGGCACCCTCTACCTGTACGCGTCCACGAAGGCCGAGTTGCTGATCATGGTGCAGAACGAGAAGTTCGCCGCCGCCATCGACGTCGGCCTCGCCGCCGCGAACGCCGCCGTCGATCAGGGCGTGCTGGAGCCGGTCGTCGCTCTCATCCGTCCCGTGATGGAGTGCGTGAGGGAGCACGTCGAGAACGGCCGCACATACCTGCACGAACTCGTCTTCGGCGACCCGGCCGAGCCCTACCGGCAAGAGGGGCTAGCCCTTGCCGGCCGCCTTGAGGACGGCATCACCGGTCTGCTCACCCGCGACGAGTACATCGGTGCCGCCGACGCGGCGACGCTGGCGCGGGTGATCACCGCGATCATCCACATCAGCACCACCGCCACCGTGTACCTGCACCTCAGCGACGAAGTCGTCCTCGCCGACATCCGCGACCAGATCCACGCCACCCTGGCGCCCCACTGCCGCGCCGCATGA
- a CDS encoding NADP-dependent oxidoreductase: MRAFVVTKYKEPLQEADVPEPIVGEHDVLVRVEAAGLNPLDEKIRAGEFKQILPYKLPLILGNDVAGTVIGVGKAVRGFQLGDEVYGRPDQGRIGTFAERIAVAEGDLALKPASISMEEAGSLPLVALTAWQALVERGKVRPGQKVLIHAGAGGVGSIAIQLAAHLGASVAATASGSNAHFVRALGADTVIDYRNQDFEQLLTGYDLVLDSLGGENLEKSLRVLKPGGKAFGIAGPPDPAFAREAGLNPLLRLGVAGLSRKIRKQAKKLGVTYEFLLMRASGDQLRQITALVDQGVVRPVVGKVVGFDQTPQALQSLSQGGIRGKAVIGNS; the protein is encoded by the coding sequence ATGAGAGCGTTCGTCGTCACCAAGTACAAGGAGCCGCTGCAGGAGGCGGACGTCCCCGAGCCCATCGTGGGTGAGCACGACGTACTCGTCCGGGTGGAGGCAGCCGGGCTGAACCCGCTGGATGAGAAGATCCGCGCCGGTGAGTTCAAGCAGATCCTGCCCTACAAGCTGCCGCTGATCCTGGGCAACGACGTCGCGGGCACCGTCATCGGCGTCGGGAAGGCGGTTCGCGGCTTCCAGCTCGGAGACGAGGTCTACGGTCGGCCCGACCAGGGCCGCATCGGCACCTTCGCCGAGCGCATCGCCGTAGCGGAGGGAGACCTGGCGCTCAAGCCCGCTTCGATCAGCATGGAAGAGGCGGGCTCGCTGCCGCTGGTGGCACTCACGGCCTGGCAGGCGCTGGTGGAGCGCGGGAAGGTGCGGCCCGGGCAGAAGGTTCTCATCCACGCCGGCGCCGGCGGGGTCGGTTCGATCGCGATCCAGCTCGCCGCGCACCTCGGCGCGAGCGTCGCCGCCACCGCCAGCGGTTCCAACGCGCACTTCGTGCGCGCGCTTGGCGCGGACACGGTGATCGATTACCGCAACCAGGACTTCGAGCAGCTCCTGACCGGCTACGACCTGGTGTTGGACAGCCTCGGTGGTGAGAATCTCGAGAAGTCCCTGCGGGTGCTCAAGCCCGGCGGCAAAGCCTTCGGGATCGCCGGTCCCCCGGACCCCGCGTTCGCCCGCGAGGCCGGTCTCAACCCGCTGCTTCGCCTGGGGGTCGCAGGCCTGAGCCGCAAGATCCGCAAGCAGGCGAAGAAGCTCGGGGTGACGTATGAGTTCCTGCTCATGCGCGCCAGCGGCGACCAGCTCCGCCAGATCACCGCCCTCGTCGACCAGGGCGTGGTGCGCCCGGTCGTGGGCAAGGTGGTCGGCTTCGACCAGACCCCGCAGGCACTGCAGTCCCTGTCCCAGGGTGGCATCCGCGGCAAGGCCGTCATCGGCAACAGCTGA
- a CDS encoding alpha/beta fold hydrolase encodes MSSTDTPNEAVVTAYAKAPARTVSVGGVTYAYRELGPKGGIPVVFFVHLAATLDNWDPRIIDPVAKGRHVIAFDNRGVGGSTGQVPDSVEEMADDAYTFIKALGYDKIDVFSFSLGGMVAQALVVKHPEFIRKLVLTGTGPKGGKDIDKVVGTTYWDILRATLTRSDPKEFLFFNRNAAGKPAARAFVNRLKERTVDRDAKIKVKAFQTQLKAIQKWGRSTPDDLAKITHPTLIANGDNDRMVPSVLSEDLHRRIKDSELIIYPDSGHGGIFQYHEEFAPVAVEFLAR; translated from the coding sequence ATGAGCAGCACCGATACCCCGAACGAGGCCGTCGTCACCGCCTACGCGAAGGCCCCGGCCCGCACCGTCAGCGTCGGTGGCGTCACCTACGCCTACCGCGAGCTGGGACCGAAGGGCGGCATCCCCGTCGTCTTCTTCGTCCACCTCGCCGCGACCCTGGACAACTGGGACCCCCGCATCATCGACCCCGTCGCGAAGGGCCGTCACGTCATCGCCTTCGACAACCGCGGCGTCGGGGGGTCCACAGGTCAGGTGCCGGACAGTGTCGAGGAGATGGCCGACGACGCCTACACCTTCATCAAGGCGCTCGGGTACGACAAGATCGACGTCTTCTCCTTCTCCCTCGGCGGCATGGTCGCCCAGGCCCTGGTGGTGAAGCACCCCGAGTTCATCCGCAAGCTCGTCCTCACCGGCACCGGGCCCAAGGGCGGCAAGGACATCGACAAGGTCGTCGGCACCACCTACTGGGACATCCTGCGCGCCACCTTGACTCGTTCGGACCCCAAGGAGTTCCTGTTCTTCAACCGCAACGCCGCCGGCAAGCCCGCCGCGCGTGCGTTCGTCAACCGGCTCAAGGAGCGCACCGTCGACCGCGACGCGAAGATCAAGGTCAAGGCGTTCCAGACGCAGCTGAAGGCGATCCAGAAGTGGGGGCGCTCCACCCCCGACGACCTGGCGAAGATCACTCATCCCACGCTGATCGCCAACGGTGACAACGACCGCATGGTCCCCTCGGTCCTGTCCGAGGACCTGCACCGGCGCATCAAGGACAGCGAGCTGATCATCTACCCCGACTCCGGTCACGGCGGGATCTTCCAGTACCACGAGGAGTTCGCCCCGGTCGCGGTCGAGTTCCTCGCCCGATGA
- a CDS encoding enoyl-CoA hydratase/isomerase family protein, which produces MSEQSTIHYERSSPQVAKITFANPPVNLIVGETVLRLTEIVEKLATDPDIQVVVFDSATPDFFYNHFDLAAAADFPAPEDANAVPAWTNLVLALSKAPYITIAAIRGRTRGGGNELALALDLRYASREKAIFGQPEVGSGLLPGGGGTERLPRAIGRDRALEAILTSDDYDADTAERWGWTTRALPDSELDAFVDTIVRRLASFDRTSLASAKAQINRASLPPDADLVAAYREFAHSITLPGFLVRAAGAQAIVEQAGIDFEYRLGQYIGIANQQL; this is translated from the coding sequence ATGAGCGAGCAGAGCACCATCCACTACGAGCGCAGCTCACCCCAGGTCGCGAAGATCACCTTCGCCAACCCGCCCGTCAACCTCATCGTCGGCGAGACCGTCCTGCGCCTCACCGAGATCGTCGAGAAACTGGCCACTGACCCGGACATCCAGGTCGTGGTGTTCGACAGCGCCACCCCCGACTTCTTCTACAACCACTTCGACCTGGCCGCCGCCGCCGACTTCCCCGCCCCCGAGGACGCGAACGCGGTGCCGGCCTGGACGAACCTGGTCCTGGCACTCTCCAAAGCGCCCTACATCACCATCGCGGCCATCCGCGGACGCACCCGCGGCGGCGGGAACGAACTCGCCCTCGCCCTCGATCTGCGATACGCCAGCCGGGAGAAGGCGATCTTCGGGCAGCCGGAGGTCGGCAGTGGACTGCTCCCCGGCGGTGGTGGCACCGAACGCCTTCCCCGCGCCATCGGGCGCGACCGCGCCCTGGAAGCCATCCTCACCAGCGACGACTACGACGCCGACACCGCCGAACGCTGGGGCTGGACCACCCGTGCCCTGCCCGACAGCGAACTCGACGCCTTCGTCGACACGATCGTCCGCCGGCTCGCCTCCTTCGACCGCACCTCACTCGCCTCGGCCAAAGCCCAGATCAACCGGGCATCCCTGCCCCCGGACGCGGATCTGGTCGCCGCCTACCGCGAGTTCGCCCACTCCATCACCCTCCCCGGGTTCCTCGTCCGCGCCGCCGGCGCGCAGGCCATCGTCGAGCAGGCCGGCATCGACTTCGAGTACCGCCTGGGGCAGTACATCGGCATCGCCAACCAGCAGCTCTGA